The proteins below come from a single Gordonia pseudamarae genomic window:
- a CDS encoding TetR/AcrR family transcriptional regulator translates to MSPKARREQLIELGLTMTRECPIEEVSIDAIADAAGVSRALLFHYFDSKQDFVVALAQAQADQMLACTEPDPTLDDPIEMLEKAMGAFIDYVSDNRIAYMAVIRGASSSDPAMRAVFDSTRAAMAERIFTHVPALGVEVTPIVRLAVHGWIAFVEETAINWFTTQDITRDELVALVTAALPALAAGAALTAT, encoded by the coding sequence ATGAGCCCGAAGGCCCGGCGTGAGCAGCTCATCGAACTCGGCCTGACCATGACGCGCGAGTGTCCGATCGAAGAGGTGTCCATCGACGCGATCGCCGACGCCGCCGGTGTCTCGCGGGCCCTGCTGTTCCACTACTTCGACTCCAAACAGGACTTCGTGGTAGCCCTCGCCCAGGCACAGGCCGACCAGATGCTCGCCTGCACCGAACCCGACCCCACCCTCGACGACCCGATCGAGATGCTGGAGAAGGCGATGGGTGCGTTCATCGACTACGTCAGCGACAACCGCATCGCCTACATGGCCGTGATCCGCGGTGCGTCCAGCTCCGACCCGGCGATGCGCGCCGTGTTCGACTCCACCCGCGCGGCCATGGCCGAACGAATCTTCACCCACGTCCCCGCCCTCGGCGTCGAGGTCACCCCCATTGTCCGCCTCGCCGTCCACGGCTGGATCGCGTTCGTCGAGGAAACCGCGATCAACTGGTTCACCACCCAGGACATCACCCGTGACGAATTGGTCGCCCTGGTCACCGCAGCCCTGCCCGCTCTCGCCGCCGGTGCCGCCCTCACCGCCACCTGA
- the gabT gene encoding 4-aminobutyrate--2-oxoglutarate transaminase: MSASGFPAEGFAAPQRRRLVTEIPGPRSRELAARRAAALPAGLTSSAGIYAAAAGGGVIVDVDGNCMIDLGSGIAVTTVGNSAPHVVARAADQLEAFTHTCFLATPYELYIEVAETLNRLTPGDHEKRTALFNTGSEAVENAVKYARAATCRPAVIVFDHAFHGRSLLTMTMTAKDRPYKHGFGPFAPEVYRAPMAYPYRWPSGPDNCAAEALGRLADLIDVQLGADAIACVVVEPIQGEGGFIVPADGFLRGVEQLCRDRGILLVADEVQAGIARTGRWFASEHEGIVPDLVVTAKGLAGGLPLAAVTGRADVMDAAHPGGIGGTYSGNPVACAAALGVFDEITSNNLLERARDIGDLLTRELREITAGTDVIGQIRGRGAMIAAELVLPGTTEPHRDAPARIARHCQDNGVLVLTAGTFGNVLRFLPPLSISDELLRDALGVLAGAFATL, from the coding sequence ATGTCAGCATCCGGTTTCCCTGCCGAGGGGTTCGCGGCGCCGCAGCGGCGACGGCTGGTCACCGAGATTCCGGGACCGCGCTCGCGGGAACTTGCCGCCCGCAGGGCCGCCGCCCTGCCCGCAGGGCTCACGAGCAGCGCGGGCATCTACGCGGCCGCGGCGGGTGGCGGAGTGATCGTCGATGTCGACGGCAACTGCATGATCGACCTCGGCAGCGGCATCGCGGTCACCACGGTCGGCAACTCCGCTCCCCACGTCGTCGCCCGGGCAGCCGATCAACTCGAGGCGTTCACGCACACCTGTTTCCTGGCCACCCCGTATGAGCTGTACATCGAGGTCGCCGAAACCCTCAACCGACTCACCCCCGGTGATCACGAGAAGCGGACCGCCCTGTTCAACACCGGCAGTGAGGCCGTCGAGAACGCGGTCAAGTACGCGCGCGCCGCCACCTGTCGCCCCGCCGTGATCGTGTTCGACCACGCCTTCCACGGCCGGTCACTGCTCACGATGACGATGACCGCCAAGGACCGGCCGTACAAGCATGGTTTCGGCCCGTTCGCGCCCGAGGTGTACCGGGCGCCGATGGCCTACCCGTACCGCTGGCCGTCGGGCCCCGACAACTGCGCGGCAGAGGCGCTCGGCCGACTCGCCGATCTCATCGACGTGCAGCTCGGCGCCGACGCCATCGCGTGTGTGGTGGTCGAACCGATCCAGGGCGAGGGCGGATTCATCGTGCCCGCCGACGGTTTCCTGCGCGGCGTCGAACAGTTGTGCCGTGATCGGGGCATCCTGCTGGTGGCCGACGAGGTACAGGCCGGTATCGCCCGCACCGGCAGGTGGTTCGCGTCCGAACACGAGGGCATCGTTCCCGACCTGGTGGTCACCGCGAAAGGCCTGGCCGGTGGGCTGCCGCTGGCCGCGGTCACCGGCCGTGCCGATGTCATGGACGCCGCGCATCCCGGCGGGATCGGCGGCACCTACAGTGGCAACCCGGTGGCCTGTGCCGCCGCGCTGGGCGTCTTCGACGAGATCACCTCGAACAACCTGCTCGAACGGGCCCGCGACATCGGCGACCTCCTGACGCGTGAGCTACGCGAGATCACCGCGGGCACCGACGTGATCGGTCAGATACGCGGGCGGGGCGCGATGATCGCCGCCGAACTGGTCCTGCCCGGCACCACCGAACCCCATCGTGACGCACCGGCCCGCATCGCCCGCCACTGCCAGGACAATGGCGTGCTCGTCCTGACCGCGGGCACCTTCGGCAACGTCCTGCGTTTCCTGCCCCCGCTGTCCATCTCGGACGAGTTGCTTCGCGACGCCCTCGGTGTGCTCGCCGGCGCCTTCGCCACCCTCTGA
- a CDS encoding flavin monoamine oxidase family protein, which translates to MAADAPVTIFGPDFPFAYDDWLRHPAGLGTVPDEALGSEVAIVGAGMAGMVAAYELMKLGLKPVVYEAERIGGRLRSEPFTPGEPEVAELGGMRFPISSRAFFHYVDMFGLGYRPFPNPLTPASGSTVIDIGGQTLYARTIDDLPEIYRVISRAWDAALERVAGFGDLQDAIVRRDAVALKKRWNKLVREWDDRSFYDFLATSDEFGSLTYRHRELFGQVGFGTGGWDSDFANSMLEILRVVVTGCDSDQFLIDGGCEQVPRGLWAHAPETIAHWPAGTTLSSLHRGVPRAGVARIRRLGPDRIEVTDRWGDAHVFPAVVATCQAWLLSTEIDCDESLFSQDMWMALDRTRYMQSSKTFVMVDRPFWKDVDPDTGRDLMSTTLTDRLTRGTYLFDNGPDRPAVICLTYSWMSDALKVLPHPVGRRVELALSALRKIYPDVDIESHIVGRPLTVSWEDEPHFLGAFKGALPGHYRYNTRMYGHFHDQGKFPDAERGIFLAGDDVSFMPAWVEGAVQTGLNAVWGVLSHFSGRTPPDNPGPGDVYSRLGPIDIGD; encoded by the coding sequence ATGGCCGCCGATGCACCCGTCACGATCTTCGGACCGGATTTCCCGTTCGCCTACGACGACTGGCTGCGCCATCCGGCAGGCCTGGGCACGGTGCCCGATGAAGCGCTCGGCTCGGAGGTCGCGATTGTCGGGGCGGGCATGGCGGGGATGGTCGCGGCCTACGAACTGATGAAGCTCGGCCTGAAACCGGTCGTGTACGAGGCCGAACGGATCGGTGGGCGGCTTCGGTCCGAACCGTTCACCCCCGGTGAGCCGGAGGTCGCCGAACTCGGTGGTATGCGTTTCCCGATTTCGTCGCGGGCATTCTTCCACTACGTCGACATGTTCGGTCTGGGCTACCGTCCCTTTCCCAATCCGCTGACCCCAGCGTCGGGATCCACCGTCATCGACATCGGCGGCCAGACGCTCTATGCCCGCACCATCGACGATCTGCCCGAGATCTACCGGGTGATCTCGCGGGCCTGGGACGCGGCACTGGAACGGGTTGCCGGATTCGGCGACCTTCAGGATGCGATTGTTCGCCGCGACGCGGTGGCGTTGAAGAAGCGCTGGAACAAGCTGGTCCGGGAGTGGGACGACCGTAGCTTCTACGATTTCCTGGCCACCTCCGACGAGTTCGGGTCGCTTACGTACCGGCATCGGGAATTGTTCGGTCAGGTCGGATTCGGCACCGGTGGCTGGGATTCGGATTTCGCCAACTCGATGCTGGAGATCTTGCGGGTGGTGGTCACGGGCTGTGACAGCGACCAGTTCCTGATCGACGGCGGCTGTGAGCAGGTGCCGCGCGGACTGTGGGCGCACGCGCCGGAGACCATTGCGCACTGGCCGGCCGGGACAACTCTGTCGTCGCTGCACCGGGGAGTGCCCAGGGCCGGGGTCGCCAGGATCCGCCGGCTCGGGCCCGACCGGATCGAGGTCACCGACCGGTGGGGCGATGCGCATGTGTTTCCGGCGGTGGTGGCGACCTGTCAGGCGTGGCTGCTCTCGACGGAGATCGACTGCGACGAATCATTGTTCAGCCAGGACATGTGGATGGCGCTGGACCGAACGCGCTACATGCAGTCGTCGAAAACATTCGTCATGGTGGATCGGCCCTTTTGGAAAGACGTAGATCCGGACACCGGGCGCGATCTGATGAGTACGACGTTGACGGACCGGCTCACACGCGGCACATATTTGTTTGACAACGGACCCGATCGGCCCGCCGTGATCTGTCTCACGTACAGCTGGATGTCCGATGCCCTGAAAGTGCTTCCGCATCCGGTGGGACGGCGCGTTGAATTGGCTTTGTCCGCGTTGCGAAAGATCTACCCCGACGTTGACATTGAAAGTCACATTGTGGGAAGGCCATTGACCGTGTCCTGGGAAGATGAGCCGCACTTCCTGGGCGCATTCAAAGGTGCGCTGCCGGGCCACTACCGCTACAATACCCGAATGTATGGTCATTTCCACGATCAGGGGAAATTCCCGGACGCCGAGCGGGGGATATTTCTTGCCGGTGATGATGTATCATTCATGCCTGCGTGGGTGGAGGGGGCTGTACAGACCGGTTTGAATGCCGTGTGGGGAGTTCTTTCACATTTCAGTGGTCGGACGCCGCCGGATAACCCGGGGCCGGGTGACGTGTACTCTCGGCTCGGACCAATAGATATCGGAGACTGA
- a CDS encoding carbon-nitrogen hydrolase family protein: protein MPETLRLALWQCEPMPPVESLRVDYTVAENLERLEAKLAEVAGTVDLLVTPEMFIGGYNVGADAVRLRADPALRDMTVPPVDGSVADAVSHMCAKHGIAVVYGCAEIADDGSVYNAARLVDATGAHVGSHHKTHLFGDLDRAMFTAGTEPAPVIEFGGWHVGLLICYEVEFPEMVRSLAVRGADIVCVPTANMAEFNDVQRVLLPARALENQVFLAYANGVGVEGDMTYGGLSTILGPTGVSVAEKGGDPDLVTASITRTDIKRARGQFCYLDDRNRDVY from the coding sequence TTGCCCGAGACGTTGCGCCTGGCCCTGTGGCAGTGCGAGCCGATGCCGCCGGTCGAGTCGCTGCGCGTAGATTACACGGTCGCCGAGAACCTCGAGCGCCTGGAGGCCAAACTGGCCGAGGTCGCCGGGACCGTCGATCTGCTGGTCACCCCGGAGATGTTCATCGGTGGATACAACGTCGGAGCCGATGCCGTACGGCTGCGTGCCGATCCGGCGCTGCGGGACATGACGGTTCCGCCGGTCGACGGGTCGGTCGCCGACGCCGTCTCGCATATGTGCGCCAAGCACGGGATCGCCGTCGTCTACGGATGCGCGGAGATCGCCGATGACGGATCGGTGTACAACGCCGCGCGGCTCGTCGACGCGACCGGCGCCCATGTGGGCAGCCACCACAAGACGCACCTGTTCGGCGACCTCGACCGGGCGATGTTCACCGCGGGCACCGAGCCGGCGCCGGTCATCGAGTTCGGCGGATGGCATGTCGGTCTGCTCATCTGTTACGAGGTCGAGTTCCCGGAGATGGTGCGTTCGCTCGCCGTCCGCGGCGCCGATATCGTCTGCGTGCCCACCGCCAACATGGCCGAGTTCAACGATGTGCAGCGGGTGCTGCTCCCGGCCCGTGCGCTGGAAAACCAGGTCTTCCTCGCCTACGCGAACGGTGTGGGCGTCGAAGGCGATATGACCTATGGCGGCCTGAGCACTATTCTCGGGCCCACCGGCGTGTCCGTCGCCGAGAAGGGCGGCGACCCGGATCTGGTGACCGCCTCCATCACCCGCACCGACATCAAACGCGCCCGCGGCCAGTTCTGCTATCTCGACGATCGCAACCGAGACGTGTACTGA
- a CDS encoding alpha/beta hydrolase family esterase yields MRFGITALSTLAVVLAVTAPGAAAAPSADSGYRAHSQPHANGTITTERYTGTAGSREFQVYRPRAHRPGQPLMIWLHGASKVRNGDPRELRRTSTLLTEADRRGYSVVAAMQSLSVDPSGTWRVFDPANLIRGQGETSIIAGIVRRSVRELRADPSRVYVVGHSAGGAMTQNVVALYPELFAGAATSASVPFAADPTGALTRATRQGKPIPMFVVQADKDSLVPLFVSTLSIGAALNVNGIRGAHPAVSRLRATSSDRYPTVLERYGAGRREVVSATVIGADHPTGPGGVTVNGPALDRKVITFLLSHRR; encoded by the coding sequence ATGCGTTTCGGAATCACGGCATTGTCCACATTGGCCGTCGTTCTGGCGGTGACCGCGCCCGGAGCGGCTGCGGCACCGTCCGCGGACTCCGGATATCGCGCGCACTCGCAACCGCATGCGAACGGAACGATCACCACCGAGAGGTACACCGGGACCGCGGGTTCGCGCGAGTTCCAGGTGTACCGGCCACGGGCGCACCGGCCGGGGCAACCACTCATGATCTGGCTGCACGGCGCGAGCAAGGTGCGCAACGGCGATCCCCGGGAGTTGCGCCGCACGAGCACCCTGCTCACCGAGGCCGATCGGCGCGGATACTCGGTGGTCGCGGCGATGCAGTCGCTGTCGGTCGATCCCTCCGGCACCTGGCGGGTGTTCGATCCGGCCAATCTGATCCGTGGTCAGGGCGAGACCTCGATCATCGCCGGCATCGTCCGGCGATCGGTGCGCGAACTGAGAGCGGATCCGTCGCGCGTGTACGTGGTCGGGCATTCCGCCGGCGGCGCGATGACGCAGAACGTTGTCGCGCTCTACCCGGAATTGTTCGCCGGGGCCGCCACAAGCGCGAGTGTCCCGTTCGCGGCCGATCCGACGGGCGCGTTGACCCGCGCCACCCGTCAGGGGAAACCGATCCCCATGTTCGTCGTCCAGGCCGACAAGGACAGCCTCGTACCGCTGTTCGTGAGTACGCTGAGCATCGGTGCCGCCTTGAACGTCAACGGGATTCGCGGTGCGCACCCGGCGGTCTCACGGCTGAGGGCCACATCGTCGGACAGGTATCCGACCGTGCTCGAGCGGTACGGGGCCGGTCGCCGCGAGGTGGTGTCCGCGACGGTGATCGGTGCCGACCATCCGACAGGTCCGGGCGGTGTCACGGTGAACGGCCCGGCCCTCGACCGGAAGGTCATCACGTTCCTGCTCTCGCACCGCCGGTGA
- a CDS encoding aminotransferase class IV produces MQPLTLYVLDLSRPAGADPDAAIIRRQVGDAVLRTDDLGVTRGDGIFETILVHQGVAQAMDAHLDRFARSAAMMDLPAPERALWRRAVEVAAAEMAPLAPFAAVKFVMTRGVETEDIPTGFAYGFVPDDPAGARLDGIDVVLLDRGYRHDVTETSPWLLQGAKTLAYAVNKAALREAARRGAHDVIFVSSDGYVLEGPNSTLIARIDGVYITIPVALGVLPGTTQGDLFAALELAGAPTRVSELFPADLTTADALWLCSSTRGAAPIRSVDGAPVTVDREVTAMMNDALGARTT; encoded by the coding sequence ATGCAGCCGCTGACCCTGTACGTGCTCGACCTGTCCCGCCCGGCCGGTGCCGACCCCGACGCCGCCATCATCCGGCGTCAGGTCGGCGACGCCGTGCTGCGCACCGACGACCTGGGCGTGACGCGTGGTGATGGCATCTTCGAAACCATCCTGGTGCATCAGGGCGTGGCGCAGGCGATGGACGCGCATCTGGACAGGTTCGCCCGATCGGCGGCCATGATGGATCTACCGGCGCCCGAGCGGGCGCTGTGGCGGCGGGCGGTGGAGGTCGCGGCCGCCGAGATGGCCCCGCTCGCCCCGTTCGCCGCGGTCAAGTTTGTGATGACCAGAGGCGTCGAAACAGAGGATATACCAACCGGTTTCGCATACGGGTTTGTACCCGACGATCCGGCGGGGGCACGCCTGGACGGCATCGACGTGGTGCTGCTCGATCGCGGCTACCGGCACGATGTCACCGAAACCTCGCCATGGCTGTTGCAGGGCGCCAAGACACTCGCCTACGCCGTCAACAAGGCGGCACTGCGCGAGGCGGCGCGGCGCGGCGCGCACGATGTGATCTTCGTCAGTTCCGACGGCTATGTCCTCGAAGGACCCAACTCCACGTTGATCGCGCGCATCGACGGCGTCTACATCACCATTCCGGTGGCGCTGGGGGTGCTGCCCGGCACCACGCAAGGCGATCTGTTCGCCGCTCTCGAACTCGCGGGCGCGCCGACGCGGGTGTCCGAACTCTTTCCGGCCGACCTGACCACCGCCGACGCGCTGTGGTTGTGTTCGTCGACGCGGGGTGCGGCGCCGATCCGGAGCGTGGACGGCGCACCTGTCACCGTCGACCGTGAGGTGACCGCCATGATGAACGACGCCCTCGGCGCCCGAACGACGTGA
- the menC gene encoding o-succinylbenzoate synthase, protein MRLDRLRIFEVRLHLAHSFQTSSHRKSGLTHLLVAATDADGRTGWGEIASPADPFYCSETTFTAFDIAIDHLVPRALDTDWDTPADFEQSWSKIRGHEFAKSGFSCAAWDLYTRIQGVPLAAALGGTRSEVVAGVSLGIEPTIDDLLTQVQRQVDAGYRRVKLKIAPGWDVEPVAAVRRAYPGLDLHVDANGAYPDDDASSKVFITLDEAGLTMIEQPYAPRDFLAHAQLQRRIDTPVCLDESVVDVHDLHTMLALGAGRVLNIKVSRMGGLSAARAAHDVAVEAGIPVWCGGMHEFGVGRAANVAISSLPGFTLPSDVSGSDKYYARDVITPPVVAHGGVVIVPTDPGIGHDVDMHWVEHNTLRHYDSGDDTAA, encoded by the coding sequence ATGAGGCTCGACCGTCTGCGCATCTTCGAGGTGCGCCTGCACCTGGCGCACAGCTTCCAGACAAGTTCACACCGCAAGTCCGGCCTCACCCATCTGCTCGTCGCGGCCACCGATGCCGACGGCCGCACCGGCTGGGGCGAGATCGCCTCCCCCGCGGATCCGTTCTATTGTTCGGAAACCACCTTCACCGCCTTCGACATCGCGATCGACCACCTGGTCCCCCGCGCCCTCGACACCGACTGGGACACTCCGGCCGACTTTGAGCAATCCTGGTCGAAGATCCGCGGACACGAATTCGCGAAGTCCGGATTCTCTTGCGCCGCATGGGATCTTTACACGCGCATCCAGGGCGTACCGCTGGCGGCGGCGCTCGGCGGGACCCGGAGCGAGGTGGTGGCCGGGGTGTCACTGGGCATCGAACCGACCATCGACGACCTGCTCACCCAGGTGCAACGCCAGGTGGATGCGGGGTATCGGCGGGTGAAACTGAAGATCGCCCCCGGCTGGGATGTCGAACCCGTCGCCGCGGTGCGCCGGGCCTATCCCGGCCTCGACCTGCACGTGGACGCCAACGGCGCCTACCCGGACGACGACGCGTCGTCGAAGGTGTTCATCACCCTCGACGAGGCCGGTCTGACCATGATCGAACAACCCTACGCACCAAGGGATTTCCTCGCCCACGCACAACTGCAGCGCCGGATCGACACCCCGGTGTGCCTGGATGAGTCGGTGGTGGACGTCCACGACCTGCATACGATGCTCGCACTGGGCGCCGGCCGGGTACTCAACATCAAGGTGTCGCGGATGGGTGGACTGTCGGCGGCCCGGGCCGCCCACGACGTCGCCGTGGAGGCCGGAATCCCGGTGTGGTGCGGCGGGATGCACGAGTTCGGGGTGGGCCGCGCCGCCAACGTCGCCATCTCGTCGCTGCCCGGCTTCACCCTGCCCTCCGACGTGTCCGGGTCCGACAAATACTATGCCCGCGATGTCATCACGCCGCCGGTCGTCGCCCACGGCGGTGTGGTCATCGTCCCGACCGATCCGGGTATCGGCCACGACGTCGACATGCATTGGGTAGAACACAACACGCTCCGCCACTACGACAGCGGTGACGACACCGCCGCCTGA
- a CDS encoding MurR/RpiR family transcriptional regulator: MSSHTVGDRPGRAGSGGGHRHRGVPGGPGAMTEDRTQNPSLSTPGERYGERLRTNSSAEQVQSRVMQAETRSLAMTFNDLTASGALPQAAAVILGARRRYITGEGKSAMYAGLLSADLSATLSNVFLIDGHALTPLTVLTDVRDKDLLIAFSLRRYRRETTKLGELFRAAGGKLVLVTDSDEAPLAPLADATIRVRTDSASYADSPTAMAAVCHLLSTLTTASAKGARRRLTIRDELATALDLYQPLAPDSRTPGPHTPDGDTTHPGVAEDGAHP, from the coding sequence ATGTCATCGCACACAGTCGGCGACCGGCCCGGCCGGGCCGGTTCCGGGGGCGGCCACCGGCACCGCGGCGTACCCGGCGGTCCGGGCGCCATGACCGAGGACCGCACACAGAATCCGAGCCTGTCCACGCCCGGTGAGCGCTACGGCGAGCGGCTGCGCACCAACTCCTCCGCCGAACAGGTGCAGAGTCGCGTGATGCAGGCAGAGACACGCTCCCTGGCAATGACTTTCAATGATCTCACGGCCAGCGGCGCATTGCCCCAGGCGGCCGCGGTCATCCTGGGTGCCCGGCGCCGGTACATCACCGGCGAGGGGAAGTCCGCGATGTACGCGGGCCTGCTCAGCGCTGATCTGTCGGCCACGCTGTCCAACGTGTTCCTCATCGACGGCCACGCGCTGACCCCGTTGACGGTGCTCACCGACGTACGCGACAAGGATCTGCTGATCGCGTTCTCGCTGCGCCGCTACCGCCGCGAAACCACCAAACTCGGCGAGCTCTTCCGCGCGGCGGGCGGCAAACTGGTGCTGGTCACCGACAGCGACGAAGCGCCCCTGGCACCGCTGGCCGACGCGACGATCCGGGTCCGCACCGACAGCGCCTCCTACGCCGACTCCCCCACCGCGATGGCCGCGGTCTGCCATCTGCTCAGTACCTTGACCACCGCCAGCGCCAAAGGTGCCCGCCGACGACTCACCATCCGGGACGAACTCGCCACCGCCCTCGACCTGTACCAGCCCCTCGCCCCAGACTCCCGCACACCGGGCCCCCACACACCGGACGGCGACACGACACACCCCGGTGTGGCGGAAGACGGAGCCCACCCATGA
- a CDS encoding M20/M25/M40 family metallo-hydrolase has protein sequence MGTSTDGIDVRTFEDMTDLERLHALVRLETPSLDAAAASQIIEMLAGWWRAVGADVRIVAGGSGPHLVAELPGIGDPVLLVGHCDTVWPHGTLTGDVPWSVDGDIVRGPGVYDMKSGLVVMLSAAQRLRGRAHRAVRVVVVCDEEVGSPDSRPLIGECVQGVSAVIGFESPHPDGALKVGRRGSTRVRLAVTGKASHAALDPAGGISAVDELVDQLMAVRDLVTDPTLPTEVLCNIGTVNGGGAANVVPAHAEAEIGLRFIDRESETRVLDGFAALRPIRTGAGLDVEVLSQRPSWPASTADTGWLGTIADVARGIGQSVTGRPAAGAGDTNLTGGLGIPTVDGFGPSGGGAHAVTEHASLASLGSRVDLLEAVLTRV, from the coding sequence GTGGGTACCTCGACCGACGGCATCGATGTGCGCACCTTCGAGGATATGACCGATCTGGAGCGGCTGCACGCGCTTGTGCGACTGGAAACCCCGTCACTCGACGCGGCGGCGGCCTCGCAGATCATCGAGATGCTCGCCGGCTGGTGGCGCGCGGTCGGTGCCGACGTCCGGATCGTCGCCGGCGGGTCGGGGCCGCACCTGGTGGCCGAACTGCCGGGCATTGGCGATCCGGTGCTCCTGGTGGGGCACTGCGACACCGTATGGCCGCACGGAACGCTCACCGGTGATGTGCCGTGGTCCGTCGACGGCGACATCGTCCGCGGTCCCGGGGTCTACGACATGAAGAGCGGCCTCGTGGTGATGCTCTCCGCCGCGCAGCGGCTGCGTGGGCGTGCGCACCGGGCCGTCCGGGTGGTCGTGGTGTGCGACGAGGAGGTCGGTTCACCCGACTCGCGGCCGCTGATCGGTGAATGCGTCCAGGGCGTGTCGGCGGTCATCGGGTTCGAATCGCCTCACCCCGACGGCGCGCTCAAGGTCGGGCGGCGGGGAAGCACCCGCGTGCGCCTGGCGGTCACCGGCAAGGCCTCGCACGCGGCGCTCGACCCGGCGGGCGGGATATCGGCCGTCGACGAACTCGTCGACCAGCTGATGGCGGTCCGTGACCTGGTCACCGACCCGACACTGCCCACAGAGGTGCTGTGCAACATCGGAACCGTCAACGGTGGCGGGGCCGCCAACGTGGTACCCGCGCACGCCGAAGCGGAGATCGGACTCAGATTCATCGACCGAGAGTCCGAAACCCGTGTGCTCGACGGGTTCGCGGCGTTGCGGCCGATCCGAACCGGCGCGGGCCTGGATGTCGAAGTCCTCAGTCAGCGGCCGTCGTGGCCTGCCTCGACGGCAGACACCGGGTGGCTCGGCACGATCGCCGACGTCGCCCGTGGCATCGGGCAGAGCGTCACCGGGCGGCCTGCCGCGGGTGCCGGGGACACCAATCTGACCGGCGGTCTGGGAATCCCCACGGTCGACGGGTTCGGTCCGTCGGGAGGTGGGGCGCACGCCGTCACCGAACACGCCTCACTGGCATCGCTGGGCTCGCGCGTCGATCTGCTCGAGGCGGTCCTCACGCGGGTGTGA